From Syngnathoides biaculeatus isolate LvHL_M chromosome 19, ASM1980259v1, whole genome shotgun sequence, a single genomic window includes:
- the rreb1a gene encoding ras-responsive element-binding protein 1 isoform X1, translating into MSGRERPNPDKVPHMDNCTEKQEGGGANAAPNGEEAEPTPPSSIKAAPDATKNADESRQSVRGGDGGGGGDLSSINAMMSAVMAAAGNLNGEGDAPSDATPAGSPSPSLNKTPASSATRAPPARNVRRSQDAKDDHAAHVCPLCDKSCQSQHQLTMHIRQHNADAGATDHSCSICGKCLSSASSLDRHMLVHSGERPYKCSVCAQTFTTNGNMHRHMKIHEKDPASGLLPVSPPSPTKRRRPSAKRRQDPEDEGAEEPPAKKVTDDSPSEESAAAPTTPSVLSAGARAGDELALPCPICFKTCGGRLELDAHMDTHPDTTLKCDLCCLSFRTHRGLLRHNAAVHKLLPRDPSGQPFIQTNPSIPAGFNDLSFVDFSCKKFARVAQVWCETNLRRCVGKFHRFVCESCDKAFPLRPALDLHKSAAHPADGGAEEAHDAPPRGGDRSEDAPLYPQSDFMEALGLRHVSKVTRTPTEDEIHQAHLDSIKVIHVEPLSCSLPQEPAFLTAPGVPLLERSAAVAASTLQGLSQRDALSLLTLQPFQAGFLLQPDGAAAVKTGEAGGVVELADIQQILKVAAAAPNQMGLGFAAGQGQVQNQKAMPPLKPKPPATPRSSLTPTTPPPLQSSQQASLGCIGPGPPPPPPPASALFKTPSSSSSAETRRPPTDSPPAAATAAHEEAGLGGKKAGMKAPGVADAGSAKGAFSCRFCDQVFSFSGVLHAHMRFHLGILPHQCNICDYVAPDKATLIRHLRTHSGERPYICRVCHYPFTVKANCERHLRKKHGKTSRKDIEKHIKCVFSASPYNPSGTADTETGRGGAETVCRFCGEDLKTYRALQIHLRTHNGCQRKPFECRRCGAAFLAKRNCIHHLLKQHPEVQEREIEEHIASVRPAEAPARTRDATPYHRELDQPLDFSAKGRGAHAAIKAESVSPSSACPPPDQPVDLSVPSKRLRRAEADGCRMETRQNCGVPADEDKGAAASPPGGGRFPPGPSPAPLLRPQRLKPLLPKPASLKELPPLASIAQIIHSVSAAPDLLKRDVASDSPSELPGGSATPETPGDDSVRKRNRKKSAKDALVLSGAGVLDLESSGEFASVEKMLANTDANKFTNFLQTGADELPPKTAPGDGERADEEAGPREDAKTTTAAALPQSKGKKNAYSNSVQKMTCPFCPRVFPWASSLQRHMLTHTGQKPFPCPRCDAFFSTKSNCERHLLRKHGVTNRTLRRNGVFAKKGSDDGSHESAESQSDAEPPANDGSPPGHAPPGAVKETSPERRREEPASRSPAHKPSSAGSSPVPACELEYQQGAAENSTDAAKESPPGAKGDHDDDDDDGGDEDDDDCHSNKSLDLNFGSKLIDFKLSNSTPGPGPAPQEEASAALAADAPEAPSTGLAAKPQADWKHVCGVCRKSFRYATTLARHERAHLGQETPPDAKEASAAPAWDAKEERAEEEPEPKDDDKDEAARAGDSDGAESGGGGGGGGGDDDDDGDNKDDERSDGEVSSEAKSLEGADSANAVGAAVDKRKKKTCAVCAKRFWSLQDLTRHMRSHTGERPYRCATCERTFTLKHSLVRHQRIHANKTPSEDGDAHTPTETCPPSENESECAKDLDDAPPSDPEQTQTPPAAASEETPELGAAPPETNHPRRSVADAEMSSGATDTSAAPNPDVSRELPAGGL; encoded by the exons ATGTCTGGCCGCGAGCGGCCCAACCCCGACAAAGTCCCAC ACATGGACAACTGCACAGAGAAGCAGGAAGGAGGCGGAGCCAATGCCGCGCCGAACGGTGAGGAGGCGGAGCCCACGCCGCCGAGTAGCATCAAAG CCGCACCCGACGCCACCAAGAATGCGGACGAGAGCCGACAGAGCGTCCGGGGCGGCGACGGCGGAGGAGGCGGAGACTTGTCCTCTATCAACGCCATGATGTCGGCCGTGATGGCGGCCGCGGGAAACCTGAACGGAGAAGGGGACGCGCCGAGCGACGCGACCCCCGCGGGCTCACCGAG CCCGTCGCTCAACAAGACGCCCGCGTCGTCGGCCACGAGGGCGCCGCCCGCCCGCAACGTCCGACGCAGCCAG GACGCCAAAGACGATCACGCCGCGCACGTGTGCCCGCTTTGCGACAAGAGCTGCCAGTCGCAGCATCAGCTCACCATGCACATCAGACAG CACAACGCGGACGCGGGCGCCACGGACCACTCGTGCAGCATTTGCGGCAAATGTTTGAGCTCGGCGTCTTCGTTGGATCGGCACATGCTGGTGCACAGCGGCGAAAGGCCCTACAAGTGCAGCGTGTGCGCGCAGACCTTCACCACCAACGGCAACATGCACAG ACACATGAAGATCCACGAGAAGGACCCCGCCAGCGGCCTCCTGCCAGTCAGCCCGCCGTCGCCCACCAAGCGGCGCCGTCCGTCGGCTAAGCGGCGCCAAGACCCGGAAGACGAGGGCGCCGAAGAGCCGCCCGCCAAGAAG GTGACGGACGACTCGCCCTCGGAGGAGAGCGCCGCCGCGCCGACGACGCCGAGCGTCCTGTCGGCCGGCGCGCGGGCCGGAGACGAGCTGGCGCTTCCCTGTCCCATCTGCTTCAAGACCTGCGGCGGCAGGCTGGAGCTGGACGCTCACATGGACACGCACCCGGACACTACACTCAA GTGCGACTTGTGTTGCCTTTCCTTCCGCACGCACCGCGGTCTGTTGCGTCACAACGCGGCCGTCCACAAGCTCCTCCCCCGAGACCCCAGCGGCCAACCCTTCATCCAGACCAACCCGTCCATCCCGGCCGGCTTCAACGACCTTTCCTTCGTCGACTTCTCCTGCAAGAAGTTTGCTCGCGTCGCGCAG GTGTGGTGCGAGACCAACCTTCGGCGCTGCGTCGGCAAGTTTCACCGCTTTGTGTGCGAGTCGTGCGATAAGGCCTTCCCGCTGCGCCCCGCCCTCGACCTCCACAAGAGCGCCGCCCACCCGGCCGACGGCGGGGCCGAGGAAGCGCACGACGCCCCCCCGCGGGGCGGGGACCGCTCGGAAGACGCTCCGCTTTACCCGCAGTCCGACTTCATGGAAGCGCTGGGACTGCGGCACGTTTCCAAG GTGACGCGCACCCCCACGGAGGACGAGATCCACCAGGCGCACCTGGACAGCATCAAGGTGATCCACGTGGAGCCCCTGAGCTGCAGCCTTCCCCAGGAGCCCGCCTTCCTGACGGCGCCGGGCGTCCCCCTGCTGGAGCGATCGGCCGCCGTCGCCGCGTCCACCCTGCAGGGTCTGTCTCAGAGGGACGCCCTCAGCCTGCTGACCCTGCAGCCCTTCCAGGCGGGTTTCCTCCTGCAGCCCGACGGGGCCGCCGCCGTCAAAACGGGCGAGGCGGGCGGCGTGGTGGAGCTGGCCGACATCCAGCAGATCCTCAAAGTGGCCGCCGCCGCGCCCAACCAGATGGGGCTGGGCTTCGCCGCGGGGCAAG GTCAAGTCCAGAACCAGAAGGCGATGCCGCCCCTGAAGCCCAAGCCCCCCGCGACGCCCCGATCCAGCCTGACGCCGACGACGCCGCCGCCCCTGCAGAGCTCGCAGCAGGCGTCCCTGGGCTGCATCGGTcccgggccgccgccgccgccgccgcccgcctcCGCCCTCTTCAAGacgccctcctcttcctcctcggcGGAGACCCGCCGGCCGCCGACCGACTCTCCGCcggccgccgccaccgccgcgcACGAGGAGGCGGGGCTCGGCGGGAAGAAAGCGGGAATGAAAGCGCCGGGCGTGGCCGACGCCGGCTCGGCCAAAGGCGCCTTCTCGTGCCGCTTCTGCGACCAGGTCTTCTCCTTTTCGGGCGTCCTGCACGCTCACATGCGTTTCCACCTGGGCATCCTGCCCCACCAGTGCAACATCTGCGACTACGTGGCCCCCGACAAGGCCACGCTCATACGCCACCTGCGCACCCACAGCGGCGAGCGGCCGTACATCTGCCGCGTCTGCCACTACCCCTTCACCGTCAAGGCCAACTGCGAGCGCCACCTCCGCAAGAAACACGGGAAGACGTCCCGCAAGGACATCGAGAAACACATCAAGTGCGTATTCTCCGCCTCGCCCTACAACCCCAGCGGCACCGCCGACACCGAGACGGGACGCGGCGGCGCCGAGACCGTGTGCCGGTTCTGCGGCGAGGACCTGAAGACCTACCGGGCCCTGCAGATCCACCTGCGCACGCACAACGGCTGCCAGAGGAAACCTTTCGAGTGTCGGCGTTGCGGCGCCGCCTTCCTGGCCAAGCGCAACTGCATCCACCATCTCCTCAAGCAGCACCCGGAGGTCCAGGAGCGCGAGATCGAGGAACACATCGCCAGCGTGCGGCCCGCCGAGGCGCCCGCCAGGACGAGGGACGCCACCCCGTATCACCGAGAACTGGACCAGCCTCTGGACTTTTCGGCCAAGGGGCGAGGCGCTCACGCGGCCATCAAAGCGGAAAGCGTGTCGCCCTCCTCGGCGTGCCCGCCCCCGGACCAACCCGTCGACCTGTCCGTCCCCAGCAAGCGCCTCCGGCGCGCCGAGGCCGACGGCTGCCGGATGGAGACGCGGCAAAACTGCGGCGTCCCGGCCGACGAGGACAAGGGGGCGGCCGCCTCGCCGCCGGGGGGGGGCCGCTTCCCCCCCGGCCCCTCCCCCGCGCCCCTGCTCCGCCCCCAGCGCCTCAAGCCCCTCCTCCCCAAGCCCGCCTCCCTCAAGGAGCTCCCCCCGTTGGCGTCCATCGCGCAGATCATCCACTCGGTGTCCGCCGCCCCCGACCTGCTGAAGAGGGACGTGGCGTCCGATTCTCCCTCGGAGTTGCCGGGCGGCTCCGCCACTCCGGAGACGCCGGGCGACGACAGCGTCAG GAAGAGGAACAGGAAGAAGAGCGCCAAGGACGCTCTGGTCCTGAGCGGCGCCGGCGTGCTGGACTTGGAGTCCAGCGGCGAGTTTGCCAGCGTGGAGAAGATGCTCGCCAACACCGACGCCAACAAGTTCACCAACTTCCTGCAGACCGGCGCCGACGAACTTCCGCCAAAGACGGCTCCCGGAG ACGGCGAGCGAGCGGACGAGGAGGCGGGGCCGAGAGAGGACGCcaagacgacgacggcggcggcgcttCCTCAGTCCAAAGGCAAGAAGAACGCGTACTCCAACTCGGTGCAGAAGATGACGTGTCCCTTCTGCCCTCGCGTCTTCCCGTGGGCCAGCTCGCTGCAGAGGCACATGCTCACGCACACGG GCCAGAAGCCGTTCCCGTGCCCGCGCTGCGACGCCTTCTTCTCCACAAAGTCCAACTGCGAGCGCCACCTGCTGAGGAAGCACGGCGTCACCAACCGGACGCTCCGACGCAACGGCGTCTTTGCCAAGAAAGGAAGCGACGACGGCTCGCACGAGAGCGCAG AAAGTCAGTCGGACGCCGAGCCGCCGGCCAATGACGGGTCGCCgcccggccacgcccctcccGGCGCCGTCAAAGAGACGTCCCCCGAGCGGAGGCGGGAGGAGCCCGCATCACGCAGCCCCGCCCACAAGCCCAGCTCAG CGGGTTCGAGTCCTGTTCCAGCCTGTGAGCTTGAGTACCAACAGGGGGCAGCAGAGAACTCGACCGACGCAGCCAAAGAATCTCCGCCCGGCGCCAAG ggcgatcacgacgacgacgacgacgacggcggcgacgaggacgacgacgactgcCACAGCAACAAAAGTTTGGATTTGAACTTTGGCTCCAAGCTGATCGACTTCAAACTGTCCAATTCGACCCCCGGCCCCGGCCCCGCCCCTCAGGAGGAGGCGTCCGCCGCCCTCGCCGCGGACGCGCCCGAGGCCCCCTCGACCGGCCTCGCCGCCAAGCCCCAGGCGGACTGGAAGCACGTTTGCGGAGTCTGCCGCAAAAGCTTCCGCTACGCCACCACCCTCGCCCGCCACGAGAGGGCGCACCTCGGCCAAGAGACGCCGCCCGACGCGAAGGAGGCGTCCGCGGCGCCGGCCTGGGACGCAAAGGAGGAGCGAGCCGAAGAGGAGCCCGAGCCCAAAGACGACGACAAGGACGAGGCGGCGAGGGCCGGCGACAGCGACGGCGCggagagcggcggcggcggcggcggcggcggcggcgacgacgacgacgacggcgacaATAAGGACGACGAGCGCAGCGACGGGGAGGTGTCGTCGGAGGCCAAGAGCCTGGAGGGCGCCGACTCCGCCAACGCCGTCGGCGCCGCCGTGGACAAACGCAAGAAGAAGACGTGCGCCGTCTGTGCAAAAAGATTCTGGTCGCTGCAGGACCTCACCAGACACATGAGGTCACACACGG GTGAGCGCCCGTACCGCTGCGCCACGTGCGAACGCACCTTCACGCTGAAGCACAGCCTGGTTCGCCACCAACGCATCCACGCCAACAAGACGCCCAGCGAGGACGGGGACGCCCACACGCCCACCGAAACGTGTCCGCCCTCCGAGAACGAAAGCGAGTGCGCCAAAGACTTGGACGACGCCCCCCCTTCGGACCCGGAGCAGACTCAGAcgccgcccgccgccgcctccgagGAGACGCCCGAACTTGGCGCGGCCCCCCCGGAAACCAACCATCCCCGTCGATCGGTCGCCGACGCCGAGATGAGCAGCGGCGCGACGGACACGTCCGCGGCGCCGAACCCGGACGTTTCCCGGGAGCTCCCGGCGGGCGGGCTCTGA
- the rreb1a gene encoding ras-responsive element-binding protein 1 isoform X2: MDNCTEKQEGGGANAAPNGEEAEPTPPSSIKAAPDATKNADESRQSVRGGDGGGGGDLSSINAMMSAVMAAAGNLNGEGDAPSDATPAGSPSPSLNKTPASSATRAPPARNVRRSQDAKDDHAAHVCPLCDKSCQSQHQLTMHIRQHNADAGATDHSCSICGKCLSSASSLDRHMLVHSGERPYKCSVCAQTFTTNGNMHRHMKIHEKDPASGLLPVSPPSPTKRRRPSAKRRQDPEDEGAEEPPAKKVTDDSPSEESAAAPTTPSVLSAGARAGDELALPCPICFKTCGGRLELDAHMDTHPDTTLKCDLCCLSFRTHRGLLRHNAAVHKLLPRDPSGQPFIQTNPSIPAGFNDLSFVDFSCKKFARVAQVWCETNLRRCVGKFHRFVCESCDKAFPLRPALDLHKSAAHPADGGAEEAHDAPPRGGDRSEDAPLYPQSDFMEALGLRHVSKVTRTPTEDEIHQAHLDSIKVIHVEPLSCSLPQEPAFLTAPGVPLLERSAAVAASTLQGLSQRDALSLLTLQPFQAGFLLQPDGAAAVKTGEAGGVVELADIQQILKVAAAAPNQMGLGFAAGQGQVQNQKAMPPLKPKPPATPRSSLTPTTPPPLQSSQQASLGCIGPGPPPPPPPASALFKTPSSSSSAETRRPPTDSPPAAATAAHEEAGLGGKKAGMKAPGVADAGSAKGAFSCRFCDQVFSFSGVLHAHMRFHLGILPHQCNICDYVAPDKATLIRHLRTHSGERPYICRVCHYPFTVKANCERHLRKKHGKTSRKDIEKHIKCVFSASPYNPSGTADTETGRGGAETVCRFCGEDLKTYRALQIHLRTHNGCQRKPFECRRCGAAFLAKRNCIHHLLKQHPEVQEREIEEHIASVRPAEAPARTRDATPYHRELDQPLDFSAKGRGAHAAIKAESVSPSSACPPPDQPVDLSVPSKRLRRAEADGCRMETRQNCGVPADEDKGAAASPPGGGRFPPGPSPAPLLRPQRLKPLLPKPASLKELPPLASIAQIIHSVSAAPDLLKRDVASDSPSELPGGSATPETPGDDSVRKRNRKKSAKDALVLSGAGVLDLESSGEFASVEKMLANTDANKFTNFLQTGADELPPKTAPGDGERADEEAGPREDAKTTTAAALPQSKGKKNAYSNSVQKMTCPFCPRVFPWASSLQRHMLTHTGQKPFPCPRCDAFFSTKSNCERHLLRKHGVTNRTLRRNGVFAKKGSDDGSHESAESQSDAEPPANDGSPPGHAPPGAVKETSPERRREEPASRSPAHKPSSAGSSPVPACELEYQQGAAENSTDAAKESPPGAKGDHDDDDDDGGDEDDDDCHSNKSLDLNFGSKLIDFKLSNSTPGPGPAPQEEASAALAADAPEAPSTGLAAKPQADWKHVCGVCRKSFRYATTLARHERAHLGQETPPDAKEASAAPAWDAKEERAEEEPEPKDDDKDEAARAGDSDGAESGGGGGGGGGDDDDDGDNKDDERSDGEVSSEAKSLEGADSANAVGAAVDKRKKKTCAVCAKRFWSLQDLTRHMRSHTGERPYRCATCERTFTLKHSLVRHQRIHANKTPSEDGDAHTPTETCPPSENESECAKDLDDAPPSDPEQTQTPPAAASEETPELGAAPPETNHPRRSVADAEMSSGATDTSAAPNPDVSRELPAGGL, encoded by the exons ATGGACAACTGCACAGAGAAGCAGGAAGGAGGCGGAGCCAATGCCGCGCCGAACGGTGAGGAGGCGGAGCCCACGCCGCCGAGTAGCATCAAAG CCGCACCCGACGCCACCAAGAATGCGGACGAGAGCCGACAGAGCGTCCGGGGCGGCGACGGCGGAGGAGGCGGAGACTTGTCCTCTATCAACGCCATGATGTCGGCCGTGATGGCGGCCGCGGGAAACCTGAACGGAGAAGGGGACGCGCCGAGCGACGCGACCCCCGCGGGCTCACCGAG CCCGTCGCTCAACAAGACGCCCGCGTCGTCGGCCACGAGGGCGCCGCCCGCCCGCAACGTCCGACGCAGCCAG GACGCCAAAGACGATCACGCCGCGCACGTGTGCCCGCTTTGCGACAAGAGCTGCCAGTCGCAGCATCAGCTCACCATGCACATCAGACAG CACAACGCGGACGCGGGCGCCACGGACCACTCGTGCAGCATTTGCGGCAAATGTTTGAGCTCGGCGTCTTCGTTGGATCGGCACATGCTGGTGCACAGCGGCGAAAGGCCCTACAAGTGCAGCGTGTGCGCGCAGACCTTCACCACCAACGGCAACATGCACAG ACACATGAAGATCCACGAGAAGGACCCCGCCAGCGGCCTCCTGCCAGTCAGCCCGCCGTCGCCCACCAAGCGGCGCCGTCCGTCGGCTAAGCGGCGCCAAGACCCGGAAGACGAGGGCGCCGAAGAGCCGCCCGCCAAGAAG GTGACGGACGACTCGCCCTCGGAGGAGAGCGCCGCCGCGCCGACGACGCCGAGCGTCCTGTCGGCCGGCGCGCGGGCCGGAGACGAGCTGGCGCTTCCCTGTCCCATCTGCTTCAAGACCTGCGGCGGCAGGCTGGAGCTGGACGCTCACATGGACACGCACCCGGACACTACACTCAA GTGCGACTTGTGTTGCCTTTCCTTCCGCACGCACCGCGGTCTGTTGCGTCACAACGCGGCCGTCCACAAGCTCCTCCCCCGAGACCCCAGCGGCCAACCCTTCATCCAGACCAACCCGTCCATCCCGGCCGGCTTCAACGACCTTTCCTTCGTCGACTTCTCCTGCAAGAAGTTTGCTCGCGTCGCGCAG GTGTGGTGCGAGACCAACCTTCGGCGCTGCGTCGGCAAGTTTCACCGCTTTGTGTGCGAGTCGTGCGATAAGGCCTTCCCGCTGCGCCCCGCCCTCGACCTCCACAAGAGCGCCGCCCACCCGGCCGACGGCGGGGCCGAGGAAGCGCACGACGCCCCCCCGCGGGGCGGGGACCGCTCGGAAGACGCTCCGCTTTACCCGCAGTCCGACTTCATGGAAGCGCTGGGACTGCGGCACGTTTCCAAG GTGACGCGCACCCCCACGGAGGACGAGATCCACCAGGCGCACCTGGACAGCATCAAGGTGATCCACGTGGAGCCCCTGAGCTGCAGCCTTCCCCAGGAGCCCGCCTTCCTGACGGCGCCGGGCGTCCCCCTGCTGGAGCGATCGGCCGCCGTCGCCGCGTCCACCCTGCAGGGTCTGTCTCAGAGGGACGCCCTCAGCCTGCTGACCCTGCAGCCCTTCCAGGCGGGTTTCCTCCTGCAGCCCGACGGGGCCGCCGCCGTCAAAACGGGCGAGGCGGGCGGCGTGGTGGAGCTGGCCGACATCCAGCAGATCCTCAAAGTGGCCGCCGCCGCGCCCAACCAGATGGGGCTGGGCTTCGCCGCGGGGCAAG GTCAAGTCCAGAACCAGAAGGCGATGCCGCCCCTGAAGCCCAAGCCCCCCGCGACGCCCCGATCCAGCCTGACGCCGACGACGCCGCCGCCCCTGCAGAGCTCGCAGCAGGCGTCCCTGGGCTGCATCGGTcccgggccgccgccgccgccgccgcccgcctcCGCCCTCTTCAAGacgccctcctcttcctcctcggcGGAGACCCGCCGGCCGCCGACCGACTCTCCGCcggccgccgccaccgccgcgcACGAGGAGGCGGGGCTCGGCGGGAAGAAAGCGGGAATGAAAGCGCCGGGCGTGGCCGACGCCGGCTCGGCCAAAGGCGCCTTCTCGTGCCGCTTCTGCGACCAGGTCTTCTCCTTTTCGGGCGTCCTGCACGCTCACATGCGTTTCCACCTGGGCATCCTGCCCCACCAGTGCAACATCTGCGACTACGTGGCCCCCGACAAGGCCACGCTCATACGCCACCTGCGCACCCACAGCGGCGAGCGGCCGTACATCTGCCGCGTCTGCCACTACCCCTTCACCGTCAAGGCCAACTGCGAGCGCCACCTCCGCAAGAAACACGGGAAGACGTCCCGCAAGGACATCGAGAAACACATCAAGTGCGTATTCTCCGCCTCGCCCTACAACCCCAGCGGCACCGCCGACACCGAGACGGGACGCGGCGGCGCCGAGACCGTGTGCCGGTTCTGCGGCGAGGACCTGAAGACCTACCGGGCCCTGCAGATCCACCTGCGCACGCACAACGGCTGCCAGAGGAAACCTTTCGAGTGTCGGCGTTGCGGCGCCGCCTTCCTGGCCAAGCGCAACTGCATCCACCATCTCCTCAAGCAGCACCCGGAGGTCCAGGAGCGCGAGATCGAGGAACACATCGCCAGCGTGCGGCCCGCCGAGGCGCCCGCCAGGACGAGGGACGCCACCCCGTATCACCGAGAACTGGACCAGCCTCTGGACTTTTCGGCCAAGGGGCGAGGCGCTCACGCGGCCATCAAAGCGGAAAGCGTGTCGCCCTCCTCGGCGTGCCCGCCCCCGGACCAACCCGTCGACCTGTCCGTCCCCAGCAAGCGCCTCCGGCGCGCCGAGGCCGACGGCTGCCGGATGGAGACGCGGCAAAACTGCGGCGTCCCGGCCGACGAGGACAAGGGGGCGGCCGCCTCGCCGCCGGGGGGGGGCCGCTTCCCCCCCGGCCCCTCCCCCGCGCCCCTGCTCCGCCCCCAGCGCCTCAAGCCCCTCCTCCCCAAGCCCGCCTCCCTCAAGGAGCTCCCCCCGTTGGCGTCCATCGCGCAGATCATCCACTCGGTGTCCGCCGCCCCCGACCTGCTGAAGAGGGACGTGGCGTCCGATTCTCCCTCGGAGTTGCCGGGCGGCTCCGCCACTCCGGAGACGCCGGGCGACGACAGCGTCAG GAAGAGGAACAGGAAGAAGAGCGCCAAGGACGCTCTGGTCCTGAGCGGCGCCGGCGTGCTGGACTTGGAGTCCAGCGGCGAGTTTGCCAGCGTGGAGAAGATGCTCGCCAACACCGACGCCAACAAGTTCACCAACTTCCTGCAGACCGGCGCCGACGAACTTCCGCCAAAGACGGCTCCCGGAG ACGGCGAGCGAGCGGACGAGGAGGCGGGGCCGAGAGAGGACGCcaagacgacgacggcggcggcgcttCCTCAGTCCAAAGGCAAGAAGAACGCGTACTCCAACTCGGTGCAGAAGATGACGTGTCCCTTCTGCCCTCGCGTCTTCCCGTGGGCCAGCTCGCTGCAGAGGCACATGCTCACGCACACGG GCCAGAAGCCGTTCCCGTGCCCGCGCTGCGACGCCTTCTTCTCCACAAAGTCCAACTGCGAGCGCCACCTGCTGAGGAAGCACGGCGTCACCAACCGGACGCTCCGACGCAACGGCGTCTTTGCCAAGAAAGGAAGCGACGACGGCTCGCACGAGAGCGCAG AAAGTCAGTCGGACGCCGAGCCGCCGGCCAATGACGGGTCGCCgcccggccacgcccctcccGGCGCCGTCAAAGAGACGTCCCCCGAGCGGAGGCGGGAGGAGCCCGCATCACGCAGCCCCGCCCACAAGCCCAGCTCAG CGGGTTCGAGTCCTGTTCCAGCCTGTGAGCTTGAGTACCAACAGGGGGCAGCAGAGAACTCGACCGACGCAGCCAAAGAATCTCCGCCCGGCGCCAAG ggcgatcacgacgacgacgacgacgacggcggcgacgaggacgacgacgactgcCACAGCAACAAAAGTTTGGATTTGAACTTTGGCTCCAAGCTGATCGACTTCAAACTGTCCAATTCGACCCCCGGCCCCGGCCCCGCCCCTCAGGAGGAGGCGTCCGCCGCCCTCGCCGCGGACGCGCCCGAGGCCCCCTCGACCGGCCTCGCCGCCAAGCCCCAGGCGGACTGGAAGCACGTTTGCGGAGTCTGCCGCAAAAGCTTCCGCTACGCCACCACCCTCGCCCGCCACGAGAGGGCGCACCTCGGCCAAGAGACGCCGCCCGACGCGAAGGAGGCGTCCGCGGCGCCGGCCTGGGACGCAAAGGAGGAGCGAGCCGAAGAGGAGCCCGAGCCCAAAGACGACGACAAGGACGAGGCGGCGAGGGCCGGCGACAGCGACGGCGCggagagcggcggcggcggcggcggcggcggcggcgacgacgacgacgacggcgacaATAAGGACGACGAGCGCAGCGACGGGGAGGTGTCGTCGGAGGCCAAGAGCCTGGAGGGCGCCGACTCCGCCAACGCCGTCGGCGCCGCCGTGGACAAACGCAAGAAGAAGACGTGCGCCGTCTGTGCAAAAAGATTCTGGTCGCTGCAGGACCTCACCAGACACATGAGGTCACACACGG GTGAGCGCCCGTACCGCTGCGCCACGTGCGAACGCACCTTCACGCTGAAGCACAGCCTGGTTCGCCACCAACGCATCCACGCCAACAAGACGCCCAGCGAGGACGGGGACGCCCACACGCCCACCGAAACGTGTCCGCCCTCCGAGAACGAAAGCGAGTGCGCCAAAGACTTGGACGACGCCCCCCCTTCGGACCCGGAGCAGACTCAGAcgccgcccgccgccgcctccgagGAGACGCCCGAACTTGGCGCGGCCCCCCCGGAAACCAACCATCCCCGTCGATCGGTCGCCGACGCCGAGATGAGCAGCGGCGCGACGGACACGTCCGCGGCGCCGAACCCGGACGTTTCCCGGGAGCTCCCGGCGGGCGGGCTCTGA